The Mesomycoplasma ovipneumoniae genome includes a region encoding these proteins:
- a CDS encoding ABC transporter permease yields MKKIFKHIFAMFLKTKVIFVGLITLVFFTAVIFTTLFTTNRAYEDRLDEYKNFSGLHDVTINTEFNYFGNAQNEGYDELKPDVYQPLESEKSKKQLIIKDNFISLGSISPNLSKDEYVLSSEFSREFYFNAKLNDDNTFSLSKQAFLPVYTTNDGKNFQKKVKSYSLTTADQITLDKTTYKASDILVYFKQGDKIIINFANSLVINGVTKQATFDPILGSSWQRQGIGFELKGQDLYSLLNIRQTVEGDFEIGTDSSPFVNFTRSGDSINAQFKSRTFNLKKDINWSSNEFKILDPGQNYRLLPNWVRDLRSKVEYINHKYKLKEIDANSQNFTGFIKEYLLYLKNNNPKQFEELQNINYWEKRIITTDGDHETVVSADLSIADLTVNFQKKDDPSFVSTIAQIEQLNSNNLALVTNEELNNLSNSNIKNATFLKLSQNVQEYANIYFYNYLQDYSQKVNGRDVKVVDSIGTRQTFTIDVQQKGQNSTTNQVIHFINSGISPEVFNKISFDNQNLEQKQQLGRLFNEIQDYKSKRETKLFPQVGKILDNSNTKIPPIFQAKIIAAAHESYGIDPSLIDLKVTFGNVEFQDDQKLLYQNILNTKIVLLKKVQDENPIPTTSNFANLDFHGIILLPNYQFGYVFKNLGETKWTLLPENIIKTDSSAPGSREQRTQALLANFLASKNFEIDAKISQNGWFRRVDNFSNTATIPLIYYYFSTNVQNEIDTQKSARSLFLQAADALNNSVLVDNGFFLKPDVDAIFAALANAADEIKLVDILSFRTKNYNLLSELLVKAGHNLIKNNRPTIINDVLANFVDQIIHKTEESAVSNSDRSLYLLRQIFSLNSVLSTFGVDIFDQIQRLGGVEALAKAIKNPINLLNGFKKIIYSIDFEKMLTNLNNWFEEANKNKSNLISLFSTADFVKEFLKSIDQQRIKSGLIDIVNEIDFNAMFSTVVDQKTKGFFGFLTKPIVEKFAKDKQAQIIKILGKLNGKGSDSPYSNINEGLIELITNFDIATFAKNLDYLTKTSFSDGYDKYVNLPENLKKAQENQEFFKRNQLQANDYLISLVGTFLKDEKTRQNTINSLIKIINASSKGQDSGSGEVGLRYFLPGVDEEKIDIYDLQFISANWNSAVNTDNLQKSKQIDVLASSILTKLTENPEIKITNLTLNERIFLNRYLRIANLDNIEDIKSRLQEIKDIFEIFNFKNYTKTGNIITNIKPPSLEDTNIFASSESIGDILYFLTNSIKIPAPVEDGNSGGNPLKLKPIYISASADQIDKLQSSIISSPSSIIPLAIRNYRFWIRFVAENNLPNLELQQAFNKLYSFASSSSTNGILNETQLFGGIKNLQNQEGLFAGLPAASRSILQPYLTSLHLKNDSTFKNLLNDPVFDKQYTDQHGNKKTIKNWLIENQTELVENLGYLAYYSQNYPFDANFNKSVKYIMDNYLLQNKFSDSPFKKRFLSTLVAQYANLNPLLVGLNLDSLGLGQFFSAQLPQIPLWFSTNPDALTETESNNFNLAFILQSRIPSVRQIQADPSAQQSQLIELLSSQIKNSEELPPFIYSNLASSVSLDYYKLKDISASILEKSKDNPEFFGVNIYKFYEKFFEKIIVTRLASNSINIDDNRAYVIKVNNTYLEQNQKEIYQGQIPDNASDIEKLIDQLDDKYILNAGGLKYIIVGSDFSVDYLYPVIDEKNIKLDPTNQALAYVNKFGFDKARFSFRSNPVKNYLLIKLKPEGDLEKFKQDTDDLIAKNFALNRLQRTFSANEIDFLNPERSLRISVGTNIISTFSSINIYITLFLSILVLFAVAFIIKRYISTNNKVLGILRAQGYTLFEIASSFLSIGLLISFIGGFLGYLVGFFVKIPLVGLISQFWEFDVNLYSFEPISFVFSFIVPFLAISGLIYLVILWNLKQKPNQLLSGISEINTSKFAQGVAKLFRKTKIVNKFSISLVINSTWKIISLIIAIIIVQFALIFSLSSHNIFQNTITKTYSNRHYTYKLNLFSPTREGGPLVVYNPKNLEKNLYVPIGSGSEINTNSPNYFRPGNPSVFGDTNQNGEININSKNPVVLSRSGLNIKISESNNLSIFDIVLSNLPESLRNNIFSISNKVVHQMEQSQNIEEKIANKQPYFKYLADPGNVNLGRFWYFKFDPVKNDYLAHEVSIFGQVQNRDEYRKFLVESYLNPNVEKDFTVSFGGISLSPNAENVPQNQVYTYIDTSYNDGSSVENGLKIYGYNTQSQNNPITEIKDESNQDLLKVINDFKIENDIYPLVVNHVFAKKHNLGLNSIIEMPIINTVDRYLAKIRDIPQKTAKFKIIGISDTYINSELITSQDVANKLLGLDIFDSALEFYNLKPFNGLILASPDIEQITNSFTLYSPSGYWAGSTEINVDSLNQDDTIGFFANIFGFSENEQDQSKGALQLAGYTKEEILKIINLKNQQQNPTWINQNSNLDFASLSNQTFVNQNLSSIKQALKNFNEIYGNTIYQIAPQGVEAKNIETNFISNFANLFGAGINIVVIIFLAVSLIILIIIASSIINENQENIAILDVLGYSNRTKLRLFYSIYLPILIIATLISVPFAMLGMGIFSSYILASNSIFLALAISVPVFFIALLIISVIFFGVLGILWRFLTNRKSVYVIKEQN; encoded by the coding sequence ATGAAAAAGATTTTTAAACACATATTTGCAATGTTTTTAAAAACTAAAGTTATTTTTGTTGGGCTAATAACTTTAGTTTTCTTTACCGCCGTAATTTTTACAACTTTATTCACGACAAATCGTGCCTATGAAGACCGGTTAGATGAGTATAAAAATTTTTCTGGTCTTCATGATGTAACGATTAATACTGAATTTAATTATTTTGGAAACGCCCAAAACGAAGGATATGATGAACTCAAACCAGATGTTTATCAGCCACTTGAGTCCGAAAAAAGTAAAAAACAACTAATAATAAAAGATAATTTTATTAGTTTAGGCTCAATTTCACCTAATTTAAGCAAGGATGAATATGTTCTCTCAAGCGAATTTAGTCGCGAATTTTACTTTAATGCAAAATTAAATGATGACAACACATTTTCACTGTCAAAGCAAGCATTTTTGCCAGTTTATACAACAAATGATGGTAAAAATTTTCAAAAAAAAGTAAAATCATATTCTCTGACAACAGCAGATCAAATAACCTTAGACAAAACAACTTACAAAGCCAGTGACATTCTTGTTTATTTCAAACAAGGGGATAAAATTATTATCAATTTTGCTAACTCACTTGTCATTAATGGTGTTACAAAACAAGCTACTTTTGATCCAATTTTAGGCTCAAGTTGACAAAGACAAGGAATTGGCTTTGAATTAAAAGGGCAAGATTTATATTCACTTTTAAATATTAGACAAACAGTTGAAGGTGATTTTGAGATTGGAACTGATAGCTCACCGTTTGTTAATTTTACTCGGAGTGGCGATTCTATTAATGCGCAGTTTAAATCTAGAACTTTTAATTTGAAAAAGGATATAAACTGAAGCTCTAATGAGTTTAAAATTTTAGATCCAGGTCAAAACTACCGACTATTACCAAACTGAGTTCGTGATCTAAGATCTAAAGTTGAGTATATCAATCACAAATATAAACTTAAAGAAATTGATGCAAATAGTCAAAATTTCACTGGTTTTATTAAAGAATATTTGCTTTATTTAAAAAATAATAACCCTAAACAATTTGAAGAATTACAAAATATTAACTACTGGGAAAAACGGATAATAACTACTGATGGTGATCATGAAACTGTTGTCTCTGCTGATCTTTCAATTGCAGATTTAACCGTTAATTTCCAAAAAAAGGATGATCCTTCTTTTGTAAGCACAATTGCCCAAATTGAACAATTAAATAGTAACAATTTAGCACTTGTTACAAATGAAGAATTAAATAACTTATCAAATTCAAATATTAAAAATGCAACCTTTTTGAAACTTTCACAAAATGTTCAAGAATATGCAAATATTTATTTTTATAATTATTTGCAAGATTATTCACAAAAAGTTAATGGAAGAGATGTAAAAGTAGTTGACTCAATTGGAACAAGACAAACTTTTACAATTGATGTTCAACAAAAAGGTCAAAATTCAACAACAAACCAAGTAATTCATTTTATTAATTCCGGAATTAGTCCTGAAGTTTTTAATAAAATCAGTTTTGATAATCAAAATTTAGAACAAAAGCAACAACTTGGAAGACTATTTAACGAAATTCAAGATTATAAATCAAAAAGAGAAACTAAACTATTTCCACAAGTTGGAAAAATTTTAGATAATTCAAATACAAAAATTCCGCCAATTTTTCAGGCTAAAATAATTGCCGCTGCTCATGAGAGTTATGGTATTGATCCAAGTTTAATTGATTTAAAAGTAACTTTTGGTAATGTTGAATTTCAAGATGATCAAAAATTGCTTTACCAAAACATTTTAAATACAAAAATTGTCTTACTTAAAAAAGTTCAAGACGAAAATCCAATTCCAACTACAAGCAATTTTGCCAACCTCGATTTTCACGGAATAATTTTGCTGCCAAATTACCAATTTGGTTATGTTTTTAAAAACCTTGGTGAGACTAAATGGACTCTGCTTCCTGAAAATATTATAAAAACTGACTCTTCAGCTCCTGGAAGTCGCGAGCAGAGAACACAAGCTTTGCTTGCAAATTTCTTGGCAAGTAAAAACTTTGAAATTGATGCAAAAATTTCGCAAAATGGTTGATTTAGACGGGTAGATAATTTTTCAAATACAGCAACAATTCCGTTAATTTACTATTACTTTTCAACTAATGTTCAAAATGAAATTGACACCCAAAAATCAGCCCGTTCATTATTTTTACAAGCTGCTGATGCCTTAAATAATTCTGTTTTAGTCGATAATGGCTTTTTCTTAAAACCTGATGTAGATGCAATTTTTGCCGCTCTTGCTAATGCTGCTGATGAAATTAAATTAGTTGATATTCTTTCTTTTCGAACTAAAAATTATAATTTACTTTCTGAATTACTTGTAAAGGCCGGGCATAATTTAATTAAAAATAACCGCCCAACAATTATTAATGATGTTCTTGCTAATTTTGTTGACCAAATAATTCATAAAACTGAAGAATCTGCCGTTTCAAATTCAGATCGAAGTCTTTATCTTCTTAGACAAATTTTTTCACTAAACTCAGTTTTGTCTACTTTTGGTGTTGATATTTTTGATCAAATTCAACGACTTGGTGGAGTTGAGGCACTAGCTAAGGCAATTAAAAATCCGATTAATTTATTAAATGGATTTAAAAAAATCATTTATTCAATTGACTTTGAAAAAATGCTTACTAATTTAAACAATTGATTCGAAGAAGCTAACAAAAACAAATCAAATTTAATTAGTCTTTTTTCAACTGCTGATTTTGTCAAAGAATTTTTGAAGTCAATTGACCAACAAAGAATAAAATCAGGCCTAATTGATATTGTTAATGAAATTGATTTTAATGCAATGTTTTCAACTGTTGTTGACCAAAAAACCAAAGGCTTTTTTGGATTTTTAACAAAACCAATTGTTGAAAAATTTGCAAAAGACAAACAAGCTCAAATTATCAAAATTCTTGGAAAATTAAACGGAAAAGGTAGCGACAGTCCTTATTCAAACATTAACGAAGGTCTAATTGAATTAATTACTAATTTTGACATTGCAACTTTTGCAAAAAATCTTGATTATTTAACCAAAACCTCTTTTTCAGATGGTTATGATAAATATGTAAATTTGCCTGAAAATTTGAAAAAAGCACAAGAAAACCAAGAATTTTTCAAGCGAAATCAACTACAAGCTAATGATTATTTAATTTCCCTTGTTGGAACCTTCCTTAAAGATGAAAAAACAAGACAAAATACAATAAATTCATTAATTAAAATAATTAATGCCTCATCAAAAGGGCAAGATTCAGGAAGTGGAGAAGTTGGTCTTCGTTATTTCCTTCCTGGAGTTGATGAAGAAAAAATTGACATTTATGACTTACAATTTATTAGTGCTAACTGAAATTCAGCCGTAAATACTGATAATTTGCAAAAAAGTAAGCAAATTGATGTTCTTGCAAGTTCTATTCTGACAAAACTCACTGAGAATCCTGAAATAAAAATTACAAATCTAACACTAAATGAGCGAATTTTTCTAAATAGATATTTAAGAATCGCTAACCTTGATAATATTGAAGATATTAAAAGTAGACTTCAGGAAATCAAAGACATTTTTGAAATCTTTAATTTTAAAAATTATACAAAAACCGGTAATATTATCACAAATATTAAACCGCCAAGTCTTGAAGATACAAATATTTTTGCAAGTTCTGAATCTATTGGTGATATTCTTTACTTTTTAACAAATTCAATCAAAATTCCAGCTCCAGTTGAAGATGGCAATTCTGGTGGAAATCCACTAAAACTAAAGCCAATTTATATTTCAGCCTCAGCCGATCAAATTGATAAATTACAAAGCTCAATTATTAGTAGTCCGAGTTCAATTATTCCACTTGCAATTCGTAATTACCGTTTTTGAATTCGTTTTGTTGCTGAAAACAACCTTCCAAACTTAGAACTCCAGCAAGCATTTAATAAATTATATTCTTTTGCTAGTTCTTCTTCAACAAATGGAATTTTAAATGAAACACAACTTTTTGGTGGAATTAAAAATCTCCAAAACCAAGAAGGACTTTTTGCCGGCCTTCCTGCTGCTTCAAGGTCAATTTTACAACCTTATCTTACAAGTTTGCATTTAAAAAACGATAGTACCTTTAAAAATCTTTTAAATGACCCAGTTTTTGACAAACAATATACTGACCAACATGGTAATAAAAAAACTATTAAAAACTGGCTAATTGAAAATCAAACTGAATTAGTTGAAAATTTAGGATATTTGGCTTATTATTCACAAAATTATCCTTTTGATGCTAACTTTAATAAATCTGTTAAATATATAATGGATAATTATTTGCTACAAAATAAATTTTCTGACTCACCTTTTAAAAAACGCTTTTTATCAACACTTGTTGCTCAATATGCTAATTTAAATCCTCTGCTTGTTGGGTTAAATTTAGACTCTCTTGGACTTGGACAATTTTTTTCAGCACAACTGCCACAAATTCCTTTATGATTCTCAACAAATCCTGATGCCTTAACAGAAACTGAATCAAACAATTTTAACCTTGCCTTTATTTTACAATCAAGAATTCCATCTGTAAGACAAATTCAAGCTGATCCTTCAGCGCAGCAGTCACAACTCATTGAGCTCTTATCATCACAAATAAAAAATAGTGAAGAACTTCCGCCATTTATTTATAGTAATTTGGCAAGCAGTGTTTCGCTTGATTATTATAAATTAAAAGATATTTCTGCTTCAATTTTGGAAAAATCAAAAGATAATCCTGAATTTTTTGGTGTTAATATTTACAAATTTTACGAAAAATTCTTCGAAAAAATCATTGTTACCCGTCTTGCAAGCAACTCAATTAATATTGATGATAATCGTGCATATGTTATCAAAGTCAATAATACCTATTTAGAACAAAATCAAAAAGAAATCTACCAAGGACAAATTCCTGACAATGCTAGTGATATTGAAAAATTAATTGATCAATTAGATGATAAATACATTTTAAATGCTGGCGGTCTTAAATATATAATTGTCGGTTCTGATTTTAGTGTTGATTATTTATACCCAGTTATTGACGAAAAAAATATTAAACTTGACCCGACAAATCAAGCCTTAGCGTATGTAAATAAATTCGGTTTTGATAAAGCTCGCTTTTCATTCCGTTCAAATCCAGTAAAAAATTACTTATTAATTAAATTGAAACCAGAAGGCGATCTAGAAAAATTCAAGCAAGACACTGATGACTTAATTGCCAAAAATTTTGCCCTAAATCGTCTCCAGCGAACATTTAGTGCTAATGAAATTGACTTTTTAAATCCCGAAAGGTCCTTGCGAATTTCAGTTGGAACAAATATAATTTCTACTTTTTCATCAATTAATATTTATATAACATTATTTTTATCAATTCTAGTACTTTTTGCTGTTGCCTTTATTATCAAACGTTATATTTCAACAAACAATAAAGTTCTTGGAATTCTTCGGGCTCAAGGATATACACTCTTTGAAATTGCTTCTTCATTTCTCTCAATTGGTTTACTGATTTCATTTATTGGTGGATTTCTTGGCTATCTAGTTGGATTTTTTGTCAAAATTCCGCTTGTTGGTTTGATTTCACAATTTTGAGAATTTGATGTAAATCTTTATAGTTTTGAGCCAATTTCGTTTGTATTTTCCTTTATAGTTCCATTTTTAGCAATCAGTGGACTAATTTATTTAGTAATTCTTTGAAACTTAAAACAAAAACCAAACCAATTATTATCAGGAATTAGTGAAATTAACACTTCAAAATTTGCCCAGGGAGTGGCAAAACTATTTCGAAAAACCAAAATTGTCAACAAATTTTCAATTTCACTTGTTATTAATTCAACTTGAAAAATTATCTCACTAATAATTGCAATTATTATTGTCCAATTTGCGCTAATTTTTTCACTTTCTTCCCATAATATTTTCCAAAACACAATTACAAAAACTTACTCAAATCGTCATTATACATACAAATTAAATCTCTTTAGTCCAACGCGTGAAGGTGGACCGTTAGTTGTTTATAATCCAAAAAATCTTGAGAAAAACTTATATGTTCCAATCGGATCAGGTTCAGAGATTAACACTAATTCGCCAAATTACTTCCGTCCAGGAAATCCTTCAGTTTTTGGTGATACCAACCAAAATGGTGAGATAAATATTAACTCAAAAAATCCGGTTGTTCTTTCTCGATCAGGACTAAATATTAAAATTAGTGAATCAAATAACCTTTCAATTTTTGATATTGTTCTTTCAAATCTTCCTGAATCATTAAGAAATAATATTTTTTCAATTTCCAACAAGGTTGTCCACCAAATGGAACAATCACAAAACATTGAAGAAAAAATCGCTAACAAACAACCATATTTCAAATACTTAGCCGATCCGGGGAATGTTAATTTAGGTAGATTTTGGTACTTTAAATTTGATCCTGTAAAGAACGACTACCTAGCTCACGAAGTATCAATTTTTGGTCAAGTTCAAAATCGTGATGAATACCGGAAATTTTTAGTCGAGTCATATTTGAACCCAAATGTTGAAAAAGACTTTACCGTTTCCTTTGGCGGAATTTCCCTAAGCCCTAATGCTGAAAATGTTCCCCAAAATCAAGTCTATACTTACATTGACACTTCTTATAATGACGGATCTTCAGTCGAAAATGGTCTTAAAATTTACGGTTATAATACCCAAAGTCAAAATAACCCAATAACTGAAATCAAAGATGAATCAAACCAAGATTTACTCAAAGTCATTAATGATTTCAAAATTGAAAATGATATTTATCCTTTAGTTGTCAACCACGTTTTTGCCAAAAAACACAATTTAGGGCTAAATTCAATAATTGAAATGCCAATTATTAACACTGTTGACCGTTATTTAGCAAAAATTCGTGATATTCCACAAAAAACTGCTAAATTTAAAATAATTGGTATTTCTGATACTTATATAAATTCAGAATTAATTACCTCACAGGACGTTGCAAATAAACTTCTTGGTCTTGATATTTTTGATTCAGCCTTAGAATTTTATAATTTAAAACCATTTAACGGATTAATTCTCGCTTCGCCTGATATTGAACAAATTACTAATTCCTTTACTTTATACTCACCTTCTGGATACTGAGCAGGTAGTACAGAGATTAATGTTGATTCACTAAATCAAGATGATACAATTGGTTTTTTTGCTAACATTTTTGGTTTTAGTGAAAACGAACAAGACCAAAGCAAAGGGGCCTTACAACTTGCTGGTTACACAAAAGAAGAAATTTTAAAAATTATTAACCTCAAAAACCAGCAACAAAATCCAACCTGAATTAACCAAAATTCAAACTTAGATTTTGCATCACTCTCTAACCAAACCTTTGTCAACCAAAACCTTTCCTCAATTAAACAAGCGCTCAAAAATTTCAACGAAATTTATGGTAATACAATTTATCAAATTGCACCCCAAGGTGTTGAGGCTAAAAATATTGAAACAAACTTTATTTCTAACTTTGCTAATCTTTTTGGAGCCGGAATTAATATTGTTGTCATTATTTTCCTAGCGGTTTCCTTAATTATTTTAATAATTATTGCTTCTTCAATCATTAATGAAAACCAAGAAAACATTGCAATTCTAGACGTTCTTGGCTATTCAAATCGAACAAAATTAAGACTTTTCTATAGCATTTATCTCCCAATTTTAATTATAGCAACTCTAATAAGCGTTCCTTTTGCAATGCTAGGAATGGGAATATTTAGCTCGTACATTCTTGCTTCAAACTCAATTTTCCTTGCTTTAGCAATATCAGTTCCTGTCTTCTTTATCGCGCTATTAATAATTAGTGTAATTTTCTTTGGTGTGCTTGGAATTCTCTGACGTTTCTTAACAAACCGTAAATCTGTTTATGTAATTAAAGAACAAAATTAA